One region of Bombus affinis isolate iyBomAffi1 chromosome 3, iyBomAffi1.2, whole genome shotgun sequence genomic DNA includes:
- the LOC126914704 gene encoding uncharacterized protein LOC126914704 isoform X2, whose protein sequence is MPNDQIEISKPPVPKARRSIRDTNVQVIEEIDSFKNSTNSLAMKNIYRTNQQGSEICNISDIQYTDDEDDNEEDDDSDEDSSNYISKQESFHTPCNSPIGSQMHKRSSHNPHRNQSFNINSSFSCKPQKQPADGFFPKYTTFFFCVAILCLTLFLIYTSTKTHENLKETTESKQTDFTDINNLLHKSIQLIQTRFHNQRSNIWNDISAGIYDVILFPTKPSIIILFGNETKTLNCLAQLLGQLSAKILGNNDYLRLTPKDFPNDVGQVIYNLRKRITQKKVIIIQDLLSINTEALKAFHNFCDREKPLVENVIYIITVTVDGYKSSQRELEFIENQIFKRLSNYMHKDILDPLVTRLTDGIIVPILPETNTNFNYADCSFSINNKL, encoded by the exons ATG CCAAATGAtcaaatagaaatttctaaaccACCTGTTCCTAAAGCACGTCGTTCCATAAGAGACACTAATGTACAAGTAATTGAAGAAATCGATTCCTTCAAAAACTCTACAAATTCATTGGCAATGAAAAACATATACAGAACTAACCAACAAGGCTcagaaatttgtaatatttctgATATCCAATATACCGATGATGAAGATGACAATGAAGAAGATGATGATAGTGATGAAGACAGTAGTAATTACATTTCCAAACAAGAATCTTTTCATACCCCATGTAATTCTCCTATAGGATCGCAGATGCATAAACGAAGCTCTCATAACCCTCATAGGAATCAATCTTTTAACATTAATAGTTCTTTCTCATGTAAACCACAAAAACAACCTGCAGATGGGTTTTTTCCAAAATATACCACATTTTTTTTCTGTGTTGCTATTTTATGTTTAactctatttcttatttatacTTCAACAAAGACTCATGAAAATCTGAAGGAAACTACTGAATCAAAACAAACAGATTTTACTGATATAAATAACTTACTGCATAAATCAATACAGCTAATTCAGACACGGTTTCATAATCAAAGATCTAATATTTGGAATGATATATCAGCTGGAATATATGACGTAATCTTATTCCCTACAAAACCttcaattattattttgtttGGAAATGAAACTAAAACCTTAAATTGTTTAGCTCAATTACTTGGACAATTGAGTGCCAAAATTTTAGGTAATAATGATTATTTAAGATTGACACCAAAAGACTTTCCAAATGATGTTGGACAAGTCATTTATAATTTAAGAAAACGAATTACACAAAAAAAAGTAATA aTAATACAAGATTTATTAAGCATAAACACTGAAGCACTAAAAGCTTTTCACAATTTTTGTGACAGAGAAAAGCCTTTAGTTGAgaatgttatatatataataactgTGACTGTTGATGGGTACAAATCATCTCAAAGGGAATTAGAATTTATtgaaaatcaaatatttaaaagattatCAAATTATATGCACAAAGACATTCTAGATCCACTAGTAACTAGACTTACAGATGGAATTATTGTACCCATTTTACCAGAAACAAATACAAATTTCAATTATGCAGATTGTTCTTTTTCTATAAACAACAAGCTATAA
- the LOC126914704 gene encoding uncharacterized protein LOC126914704 isoform X1: MPFIRYNNSSAEIYIFYKPNDQIEISKPPVPKARRSIRDTNVQVIEEIDSFKNSTNSLAMKNIYRTNQQGSEICNISDIQYTDDEDDNEEDDDSDEDSSNYISKQESFHTPCNSPIGSQMHKRSSHNPHRNQSFNINSSFSCKPQKQPADGFFPKYTTFFFCVAILCLTLFLIYTSTKTHENLKETTESKQTDFTDINNLLHKSIQLIQTRFHNQRSNIWNDISAGIYDVILFPTKPSIIILFGNETKTLNCLAQLLGQLSAKILGNNDYLRLTPKDFPNDVGQVIYNLRKRITQKKVIIIQDLLSINTEALKAFHNFCDREKPLVENVIYIITVTVDGYKSSQRELEFIENQIFKRLSNYMHKDILDPLVTRLTDGIIVPILPETNTNFNYADCSFSINNKL; encoded by the exons ATGCCTTTTATACGGTATAATAATTCATCggcagaaatatatatattttataaa CCAAATGAtcaaatagaaatttctaaaccACCTGTTCCTAAAGCACGTCGTTCCATAAGAGACACTAATGTACAAGTAATTGAAGAAATCGATTCCTTCAAAAACTCTACAAATTCATTGGCAATGAAAAACATATACAGAACTAACCAACAAGGCTcagaaatttgtaatatttctgATATCCAATATACCGATGATGAAGATGACAATGAAGAAGATGATGATAGTGATGAAGACAGTAGTAATTACATTTCCAAACAAGAATCTTTTCATACCCCATGTAATTCTCCTATAGGATCGCAGATGCATAAACGAAGCTCTCATAACCCTCATAGGAATCAATCTTTTAACATTAATAGTTCTTTCTCATGTAAACCACAAAAACAACCTGCAGATGGGTTTTTTCCAAAATATACCACATTTTTTTTCTGTGTTGCTATTTTATGTTTAactctatttcttatttatacTTCAACAAAGACTCATGAAAATCTGAAGGAAACTACTGAATCAAAACAAACAGATTTTACTGATATAAATAACTTACTGCATAAATCAATACAGCTAATTCAGACACGGTTTCATAATCAAAGATCTAATATTTGGAATGATATATCAGCTGGAATATATGACGTAATCTTATTCCCTACAAAACCttcaattattattttgtttGGAAATGAAACTAAAACCTTAAATTGTTTAGCTCAATTACTTGGACAATTGAGTGCCAAAATTTTAGGTAATAATGATTATTTAAGATTGACACCAAAAGACTTTCCAAATGATGTTGGACAAGTCATTTATAATTTAAGAAAACGAATTACACAAAAAAAAGTAATA aTAATACAAGATTTATTAAGCATAAACACTGAAGCACTAAAAGCTTTTCACAATTTTTGTGACAGAGAAAAGCCTTTAGTTGAgaatgttatatatataataactgTGACTGTTGATGGGTACAAATCATCTCAAAGGGAATTAGAATTTATtgaaaatcaaatatttaaaagattatCAAATTATATGCACAAAGACATTCTAGATCCACTAGTAACTAGACTTACAGATGGAATTATTGTACCCATTTTACCAGAAACAAATACAAATTTCAATTATGCAGATTGTTCTTTTTCTATAAACAACAAGCTATAA
- the LOC126914704 gene encoding uncharacterized protein LOC126914704 isoform X3, whose protein sequence is MKNIYRTNQQGSEICNISDIQYTDDEDDNEEDDDSDEDSSNYISKQESFHTPCNSPIGSQMHKRSSHNPHRNQSFNINSSFSCKPQKQPADGFFPKYTTFFFCVAILCLTLFLIYTSTKTHENLKETTESKQTDFTDINNLLHKSIQLIQTRFHNQRSNIWNDISAGIYDVILFPTKPSIIILFGNETKTLNCLAQLLGQLSAKILGNNDYLRLTPKDFPNDVGQVIYNLRKRITQKKVIIIQDLLSINTEALKAFHNFCDREKPLVENVIYIITVTVDGYKSSQRELEFIENQIFKRLSNYMHKDILDPLVTRLTDGIIVPILPETNTNFNYADCSFSINNKL, encoded by the exons ATGAAAAACATATACAGAACTAACCAACAAGGCTcagaaatttgtaatatttctgATATCCAATATACCGATGATGAAGATGACAATGAAGAAGATGATGATAGTGATGAAGACAGTAGTAATTACATTTCCAAACAAGAATCTTTTCATACCCCATGTAATTCTCCTATAGGATCGCAGATGCATAAACGAAGCTCTCATAACCCTCATAGGAATCAATCTTTTAACATTAATAGTTCTTTCTCATGTAAACCACAAAAACAACCTGCAGATGGGTTTTTTCCAAAATATACCACATTTTTTTTCTGTGTTGCTATTTTATGTTTAactctatttcttatttatacTTCAACAAAGACTCATGAAAATCTGAAGGAAACTACTGAATCAAAACAAACAGATTTTACTGATATAAATAACTTACTGCATAAATCAATACAGCTAATTCAGACACGGTTTCATAATCAAAGATCTAATATTTGGAATGATATATCAGCTGGAATATATGACGTAATCTTATTCCCTACAAAACCttcaattattattttgtttGGAAATGAAACTAAAACCTTAAATTGTTTAGCTCAATTACTTGGACAATTGAGTGCCAAAATTTTAGGTAATAATGATTATTTAAGATTGACACCAAAAGACTTTCCAAATGATGTTGGACAAGTCATTTATAATTTAAGAAAACGAATTACACAAAAAAAAGTAATA aTAATACAAGATTTATTAAGCATAAACACTGAAGCACTAAAAGCTTTTCACAATTTTTGTGACAGAGAAAAGCCTTTAGTTGAgaatgttatatatataataactgTGACTGTTGATGGGTACAAATCATCTCAAAGGGAATTAGAATTTATtgaaaatcaaatatttaaaagattatCAAATTATATGCACAAAGACATTCTAGATCCACTAGTAACTAGACTTACAGATGGAATTATTGTACCCATTTTACCAGAAACAAATACAAATTTCAATTATGCAGATTGTTCTTTTTCTATAAACAACAAGCTATAA
- the LOC126914709 gene encoding palmitoyltransferase ZDHHC6 codes for MCVDPLKKICHWGPLTALGIIKIITLMTIHCSRQWWPPQESFFGAVNFILFFCLSGSTLFHFISAIYEGPGFLPLKWMPGKVTDTQYLQYCSVCEGYKAPRSHHCRKCGRCVMKMDHHCPWINNCVGHYNHCHFTAFLASAVGGCCVSTFTLVSWVMTVLSLKPLLFPPPSIFILILVIFSIGLSIGVILAVGTLLYFQLLSIIKNRTEIEAWISEKAHYRRFGTRDKFVYPYSKGWRFNLRQVLTWDCTPVGDGIHWPVVEGCDQYTLTREQLAQKKDKRKRAKTYRVIEEAYGSRLPLTHGWGVLCHPPCTDEPRIKLKVGDIVIVTRWRKYWLFGEKKQNEENEKQVRTRGWFPRPCAIEVIENEAYSSALTKSD; via the exons ATGTGTGTCGATCCGTTAAAGAAAATATGCCATTGGGGTCCACTCACTGCTCTTG GAATTATAAAGATAATTACTTTGATGACAATACATTGTAGTAGACAGTGGTGGCCACCGCAAGAAAGTTTCTTTGGAGCagttaattttattcttttcttttgtcTTAGTGGCTCTACTCTTTTCCATTTTATTAGTGCTATTTACGAAGGGCCTGGATTTCTTCCATTAAAATGGATGCCG GGAAAAGTGACAGACACCCAATATTTACAATATTGTTCTGTTTGCGAAGGATACAAGGCACCAAGATCTCATCATTGCAGAAAGT gTGGTCGTTGTGTTATGAAAATGGATCACCATTGTCCATGGATAAATAATTGTGTAGGACATTACAATCATTGTCATTTTACAGCATTTTTAGCAAGTGCGGTTGGTGGATGTTGTGTTTCCACATTTACACTAGTTTCTTGGGTGATGACTGTGTTATCATTGAAACCATTATTATTTCCACCACCTTCTATATTTATTCTGATATTAGTTATCTTCAGTATTGGCTTGTCAATTGGTGTTATTCTTGCTGTTGGAACATTACTTTATTTTCAA CTACtatctataataaaaaatagaacagaAATAGAAGCTTGGATTTCAGAGAAAGCTCATTATCGAAGATTTGGAACTAGAGACAAATTTGTTTATCCATACTCAAAAGGATGGCGCTTTAATTTACGGCAAGTTCTTACATGGGATTGTACACCGGTAGGTGATGGAATTCATTGGCCTGTTGTCGAAGGTTGTGACCAGTATACTTTAACG CGGGAACAATTAGCTCAGAAAAAAGATAAACGAAAGAGAGCTAAGACTTATAGAGTTATAGAAGAAGCATATGGATCGCGTTTACCATTAACACACGGTTGGGGTGTACTTTGTCATCCACCTTGCACCGATGAACCCCGCATTAAGCTCAAAGTTGGAGATATCGTAATCGTAACGCGGTGGAGGAA ATACTGGTTATTTGGAGAGAAGAAGCAAAACGAGGAGAACGAGAAGCAAGTACGAACTCGTGGTTGGTTCCCACGGCCTTGTGCCATTGAAGTGATTGAGAACGAAGCATATTCCTCCGCCTTAACAAAATCAGATTAA
- the LOC126914772 gene encoding putative defense protein 3, with translation MSLIKRNVTFGTLIVLSLVFVAYSFPDGAPVDTCVKPSKANEPNHGQAKSQSVQSSPYAFTASSSQYGPGSQITVTISGSSFKGFFLQARDPDTDNWIGSWAQTDNTNTHPECSAVTHADPYVKQHATLIWNAPPNARGRVYFTGTILKEYATYWSNLVATTKN, from the exons ATGAGCTTGATCAAGAGGAACGTGACGTTTGGTACATTGATCGTGCTTTCTTTGGTGTTCGTCGCGTACAGTTTCCCTGACGGTGCACCGGTGGATACTTGCGTGAAGCCATCGAAAGCCAACGAACCTAATCATGGCCAAGCGAAGTCGCAATCCGTACAATCGAGTCCTTACGCTTTTACCGCCTCGTCGTCGCAATACGGTCCTGGATCTCAGATTACTG TGACCATCAGCGGCTCGTCGTTCAAGGGATTCTTCCTGCAGGCACGTGACCCCGATACAGACAACTGGATCGGTTCCTGGGCGCAAACCGACAACACGAATACCCACCCCGAGTGCAGTGCCGTGACACACGCCGATCCTTACGTGAAACAGCACGCCACTCTTATCTGGAATGCGCCACCGAACGCCCGTGGACGCGTATACTTCAC AGGCACCATTTTGAAGGAGTACGCGACTTACTGGTCCAATCTGGTAGCAACAACGAAGAATTGA